A segment of the Kluyveromyces marxianus DMKU3-1042 DNA, complete genome, chromosome 5 genome:
gttcaaaaacCCAAGAGCCTTCAGCCCTCCTCCTCCACGTTGCTGAGACTTGTCATCAGCATTTGCTGTGCCATCGTTCACCTCAAATGGTACCTGGGGAGCACTCTTGATGTCCGGTGGTGGAGGCAGATACTGTGGATCACCGGTAGCTAGCACTTCGGCCTCTTCCAAAGCCCTTGCAGCCTCTTCTGGCGAAGGCTCTGCTTCCACATCATCCACAGGTTCCTCGATGTCGTCTTGAACAATAGCCTCTGCCTCTTCGAAAGCTCTCAGAGCAGCGTCCGGTTTGGGTTCACGCTTCAAGTCTATaggttcttcttcatcgtcctGGACAATAGcctctgcttcttcaaaggcTCTCAGCGCAGCTTCTGGTTTTGGTTCGCGCGATGGATCTACATACTCCTTGGCGTCGTCCGTTTCTGCCTTTTCCACCCCGTTAGGATGTTCtgcctcttcttcttctgcaagAGGCACTTCTGGCGGAGTCTGGCCCAGAGCAAttgcttctgcttcttctagCACCTCGACTGCCACTGCAGCTGGAGGCTCTGCCTCCACATCGTCTACCGGCTCCTCTTCCTCGTCATCCTGAACAATAGCCTCTGCCTCTTCGAAAGCTCTCAGAGCGGCTTCCGGTTTCGGTTCACGCTTCAAGTCTATGGGTTCCTCCTCATCGTCCTGGACAATCGCTTCAGTATCCTCAAACGCATCGGCGACTTGCTCGATGGAGGGCTCCTTCTCCACATCAACCGCATCGTCGTCTCCATCGTCTTCAGCAACATCCTTGACCACGACGACTTCCCCATCCTCGGGCTGAGTCAAATCAATAATTTTCTGCGAGTCCTTCCAGTACTGCAACTGACGCTCCTTCATCTCCAACGCCGTCAACGTCACCAACTGTTGCGCCTCCGTCTCCTTCAACCCTGCAGGAATCAGAATATCCCTCGGTTTCGCAACGTTCTCGTCGGTAATCACATTGTACCCCAACCGCGAGGGATCCACGCTTCCCGCCGCCTCTGGACTAATATGCGCAAACTTCTGCTTACGAATTTCCCGCGCACGCTGTGCCTCTTCCTCCGTACGGAATGGCGAATGGTACTGGTTCTCAGATACCTCAGGCGACgcattatcatcatcatctctCACTCTCTCAGGACGGGAACGTGTTGTTGACCGTCTAAGCATGCTATTACTGCCAGCCCTTTCCCGACTTTTGCCGCCATTCTCGCTCTCCTCAAGCAACAAAGCAAACGGGTCCTGCTCTTTTTTGAACAACCCAATACGACCCATGATGTGCTATTTCTTTCGCCTTGTCTCGCCTTTGTCTCGCCTTTGCCTCTCAAATACAAAATCCTCTTGAGTCCTACTAAAAGAGATAAAAGCGGCAAACAATCAATTTACACGCCCAAGTCCTATTTATACTGCCGACCGAACCGCCAAAACAACTTTTTAAAGGGGGCGCGCGCTTAAAAATCCCTTTATATAGAATGCGCCCAATTTTAAATTGCATTTTATATTAGGTGtgattattatattaaGTGCAATATAACAAAATTAATTAcgaattattattttatttgtGTGTGCACTGTACGCGTAGTGCAAACGGGAAAGGGGTGGGCCAGAAGACGCTGGAGAACGGGAGACCCGCCgtaaaaaatatatatcatatgTAGTGGAGATACTAGGGGAGCCAGCTAGGGGAGAGGCAGGAGTGGTACCAGATGTGGGGGATATGtgaaggaaggaaggaaggaagggTAACATGCAAGGGACCAGCTGCAGCGAACACTTCGAAACTTTGAGCTTGGAACTACCTGCCTGGGTCAGAAGATTACGAAGAAGTGTAGCAAGgaacgaaaaaaaaaggggGGATGAGGGATGGTATGTTAGAAAGAACACTGTGTATCCGGGTAAGGGTAGGGGTAAAGGGACCTTGACCTGGACCTGGACCTGGcctgttattattttttttttctattttcctCTTCCCCCGGGATTAAAGCAGCCAACCCGGCCAGATCTGGAAATATCCTTGTGTCCCTTGCCTTGGCAAGTCCTGATCAGTAGACTATAGTagagtgagtgagtgagtgagtgagtggTGCTACTGCTGCCATGTCTCccctttcttcttgcttgcttgcttgctttgtttttgtttgttcttttttgcTCTGAGCAACCCGCGCACCATCGGGCGAGAGTATTACCCGGTTCGTGTCCGTGCGGAATCCCCTTATTTCCCTGTGTTTCCAGTTTCCAGTTTCTAGTTTCCAGTTTCCAGTTTCCAGTTTGGAGTTTCTCGTTGGTTCTGGTTTATTTTGCGTAGCGCACGAAGAGACCTAGGCAGCGAAGGATaaccaaagaacaaaaaaaaaaaacaaattaaaaTGACGCTTTTTCTGGGAAACGGAAGTTACCCGGTCGGTATTTTCGGCGTTTCTGTGCAGTTTCTTAGCACAGACGGTGCGTTTTGCTATTGGTAATGGCTTCAggtttgtttatttttcattgtttgttttggtttgggCTGCCTTCCAGAGTGTTTTGGTTTGTGCTGAAACCGGAAATCGGACAGAAGATGCTGCAGGGGAGGGGAGCAGCGAGTGTGACCTGGGTTTCAATTCGAAGCCGGGTGCTAGCTACGCTAGCTAGATAGACTACTAGGAGGAGAGGGGATGCTAGGCGAGACGAGTTGAGTTGAGTTGAGGGATTCGTAGTGATACAGATGGTATGGTAGACGGAAGGAACATACTCCGAAACCCAGTTTCCAAGGGAGCCGCCGCTGCGATGGGATAGGGATTGCTATTGCGGGCGAGCAAGTGAGTGTAGAGACAGACAGGAgacaagagagaaaaaaacactGCGTTTTCTGTGTGTACTGGTACCCTTTGTATACGCTGTATTTACAAATGAACGAGAAAatgagagaaaaaaaaaaaaaataaggatACAATTATGCAATGACGGTTAGGACTGGGATGAGCGATGGAAAATTTCCAAAGTGTCACACAGTATGTTGAGGAAGATGTTGTGATTTGCTGCGGGCATTACATTAGAGGTCGGGCTGTTATGCTTTAGTTAGTAAGTGTATCTGTTgggtttggtttggtttggttttttttttatttttgttttttctctctcatTCGCATTGCCCTTGGGTTCTGTTCtgtgcttgtgcttgtATGTGAAGTACCTGTATATAGAGGGTAGCCAGAGACAGGTGTGTGCATACATAcgtaaatatataaagggTATGGGAAGTGAGTGTGGTATGAAAGGTTTTAGGTATTTTTTTAGGGTATATATAGAGTATTAGTTTTTCAGTGAGCcgatatatacatttttgCTTGGACTGTTTGTTCTGTTTCTCATTGAATTTCACTCACACCTTTATTATTAATCCAAGGATAGAGAACAAGAGCTTATACTAGTGTTAtaattattactattatcatcatcatcagtACAGCTATAATAGAAAAAATCAAGAGATGCTATCGTTATTAGATAATTCGCTTCGCGCAGTTAACTTTGTGTTTTTAATCATTGTGCTCGGTTTGACCGGTAACTTGATTGCTACCAGACACCGTGTGAGTTCGAGAGTGAACTTTGCGTTGTTTGCTGCCGTCTTCGGTATGGTGTTCGACTCCATCTACGCAGTGCTAGCCAACTTCATTTCGGCGTTCGCATGGCCAATCCTATTGGTGACATGGGACTTTTTGAACATGGTCTTCACCTTCGCTGCAGGTACAGCCTTGGCTGTCGGTATTCGTGGTGGCTCCTGTTCCAGCCGTCACTTCGTGCGTAAGAACAAGATTTCTGAAAACTCCAAGGACAGATGTCGTAAGGCCCAGGCCTCGACGGTGTTCCTctacttttctttcttcattttcttggtGAAGTTTGTGTTGAGTGTCATCAACGTCATTTCCACCGGTGGTTTCGGTACAACTTCT
Coding sequences within it:
- the NCE102 gene encoding MARVEL domain-containing protein, which translates into the protein MLSLLDNSLRAVNFVFLIIVLGLTGNLIATRHRVSSRVNFALFAAVFGMVFDSIYAVLANFISAFAWPILLVTWDFLNMVFTFAAGTALAVGIRGGSCSSRHFVRKNKISENSKDRCRKAQASTVFLYFSFFIFLVKFVLSVINVISTGGFGTTSTRRGGVGAPTIAQI